A section of the Streptomyces sp. NBC_00178 genome encodes:
- the tpg gene encoding telomere-protecting terminal protein Tpg, producing MGEIDDAIERADREAFTKNPPKTLKGQIGFLLKQLGSAKAVALELGVTADSVNRYRRGARKHPRADVAAKIDDAVRQRWQPLVRKRRQKQAAATSGITVETRARFGYSAAVGTTDDGRFRRLTVHLPPAYAQRLFDARNTGASDQQMRTIIAEGFKDIYFQDGGNRALGISDVAINDIDYLDLDY from the coding sequence GTGGGGGAGATCGACGACGCGATCGAGCGGGCCGACCGAGAAGCGTTCACCAAGAACCCGCCCAAAACCCTCAAGGGCCAGATCGGGTTCCTGCTCAAACAGCTCGGCAGCGCCAAAGCCGTCGCGCTGGAGCTCGGGGTCACCGCCGACTCGGTGAACCGCTACCGGCGCGGCGCCCGCAAGCATCCCCGGGCCGACGTTGCCGCGAAAATCGACGACGCCGTACGGCAGCGGTGGCAGCCCTTGGTCCGCAAGCGCCGGCAGAAGCAGGCCGCCGCCACGAGCGGCATCACCGTGGAGACGAGGGCACGGTTCGGCTACTCCGCTGCGGTCGGCACGACCGACGACGGACGCTTCCGACGCCTCACCGTCCACCTCCCACCCGCCTACGCACAACGCCTCTTCGACGCCCGCAACACCGGCGCCAGCGACCAGCAGATGCGCACAATCATCGCCGAAGGATTCAAAGACATCTATTTCCAGGACGGCGGAAACCGCGCCCTCGGAATCTCAGACGTCGCCATCAACGACATCGATTACCTCGACCTGGATTACTAA
- a CDS encoding transposase family protein → MLVYPSGIDLSSRTLQHLSGLLAGHRRRIGSRWRRLTCGRQALLVLAHLRCGDTYARLAAGFRVGIATVYRYIREAVDLLAAQAPTLEQAMRTVRRKAYVILDGTVLPIDRIAADQPYYSGKKKHHGMNVQVLADPAGRLIWASDALPGAVHDLTAARTHGIPAALAADGIKCWADKAYQGAGPAVRVPFRGKGLRGWRRRHNRDHAKIRSLGERAMATLKCWRLLRKLRCSTTRITTVVRAVIALELAT, encoded by the coding sequence GTGCTTGTCTACCCGTCCGGCATCGATCTGTCCAGCCGCACCCTGCAGCACCTCTCCGGTCTCCTCGCAGGTCACCGCCGTCGAATCGGCTCCCGATGGCGTCGCCTGACCTGCGGCCGGCAAGCCCTGCTCGTCTTGGCGCACCTTCGCTGCGGCGACACCTACGCCCGCCTTGCAGCAGGTTTCCGCGTCGGGATAGCGACGGTCTACCGATACATACGCGAGGCCGTCGACCTCCTGGCCGCTCAGGCACCAACGCTGGAGCAGGCGATGCGGACCGTGCGGAGGAAGGCGTACGTGATCCTCGACGGCACCGTGCTGCCGATCGACCGCATCGCTGCCGACCAGCCGTATTACTCGGGGAAGAAGAAGCACCACGGGATGAACGTGCAGGTACTCGCGGATCCAGCCGGCCGTCTGATCTGGGCTTCGGACGCGCTGCCCGGGGCAGTACACGATCTGACCGCGGCCCGGACCCACGGCATTCCCGCCGCTCTCGCCGCCGATGGCATCAAGTGCTGGGCGGACAAGGCGTATCAGGGCGCAGGTCCTGCTGTCCGCGTCCCGTTCCGTGGCAAAGGTCTGCGCGGTTGGCGCCGGCGTCACAACCGCGATCACGCCAAGATCCGAAGCCTCGGCGAACGAGCCATGGCCACCCTCAAATGCTGGCGGCTCCTGCGGAAGCTCCGTTGCAGCACCACCCGGATCACCACCGTCGTCCGCGCCGTCATCGCCCTCGAACTCGCCACCTGA
- a CDS encoding transposase encodes MAGVITASEPSWIAPFTGLSPRQFGKLLTVLRREGADAVRKGRPWSLPLEDRALLVAAYWRTNLTMRQLAPLFGVSKSAADRIIDHLGPMLALQPRKRFAKDTVLIVDGTLVPTRDHAIAAQSKNYRYSTNHQVVIDADTRLVVVVGRPLPGNRNDCKAWEESGARAAVGKTRTIADGGYPGTGLVMPHRRRKGEDLPDWKEAHNKSHKQVRARVEHVFARMKTWKILRDCRLRGDGVHHAMLGIARLHNLALAG; translated from the coding sequence GTGGCTGGTGTGATCACGGCGTCGGAGCCGTCTTGGATAGCCCCGTTCACCGGGTTGAGCCCGAGACAGTTCGGGAAGCTGCTGACGGTGCTGCGGCGTGAGGGTGCGGATGCGGTCCGCAAGGGTCGGCCGTGGAGCCTTCCGCTGGAGGACCGGGCCCTGCTGGTCGCGGCGTACTGGCGCACAAACCTCACCATGCGGCAACTCGCTCCGCTGTTCGGTGTCTCGAAGTCCGCTGCCGACCGCATCATCGACCACCTCGGACCGATGCTCGCACTCCAGCCGCGCAAGCGGTTCGCCAAGGACACTGTCCTCATCGTGGACGGCACCCTCGTGCCCACCCGCGACCACGCCATTGCCGCGCAGTCGAAGAACTACCGTTACTCCACCAACCACCAGGTCGTCATCGACGCCGACACCCGCCTGGTCGTCGTGGTTGGCCGGCCGCTGCCTGGGAACCGCAACGACTGCAAGGCGTGGGAGGAATCCGGCGCCAGAGCCGCCGTCGGCAAGACCCGGACGATCGCCGACGGCGGCTACCCGGGCACCGGACTCGTCATGCCCCACCGCCGGCGCAAAGGCGAAGACCTGCCCGACTGGAAGGAAGCACACAACAAGTCCCACAAGCAGGTCCGGGCCCGCGTCGAGCACGTCTTCGCCCGCATGAAGACCTGGAAGATCCTCCGCGACTGCCGCCTCCGAGGGGACGGAGTCCACCACGCCATGCTCGGCATCGCCCGCCTGCACAACCTCGCCCTCGCCGGATAG